Sequence from the Paenibacillus riograndensis SBR5 genome:
ACCAGTCCGGATAAAAGGAAAAGACATGCTCCAGCAAAAACCGGCTCACCGGTTCCATTAGCCAGAAAATCAAAACTGCCCAGCCCAGCACTACGGGGACGAGAATGAGATAGTGCCGCAGAGGCAGCTTTTGACGGTATGGCATAATGCCCTTTAATGAAAATGTGCCGGTCTGCCTCCGGGCTTGATAGAACAGAATCCCAAGCATGGCCGGTGTGAGCCAGACTATCGTTTCTATGTTGATGGAAAGTGCAATGGTAAGACCGGCTTTATGTAATAATGGCGAAATAAAAAGAATAAAAAGAAATGTGACTGCACCTGGGATAAGATGAAATGCTGCTGCTTTCAGAAGTGAGTGCTGCTCTGTCTCTAACTGGTCGATCGGGTGAGTATTCAAGACGGACCTCCAGGATGATAATAATTTAACCGCGGTTAAACTAAGTC
This genomic interval carries:
- a CDS encoding CPBP family intramembrane glutamic endopeptidase; the encoded protein is MNTHPIDQLETEQHSLLKAAAFHLIPGAVTFLFILFISPLLHKAGLTIALSINIETIVWLTPAMLGILFYQARRQTGTFSLKGIMPYRQKLPLRHYLILVPVVLGWAVLIFWLMEPVSRFLLEHVFSFYPDWFDAGTDDMSRYSHGMLAASWASDFILIGLLAPAVEELYFRGYLLPRLGRYRGWGVVINVVLFVVYHFFSPWMIITRLIAIFPMYYVVWRTKNIYIGMVAHVLLNLISALSLYSLYFG